GGGCTTGAGGAAGTCGAGGCTCCAGGTGTTGAGGCCCAGCTTCTGCACCAGCCGCGCAAGGGCGAGCACCTCGGAGATGTTCGGGCGCATGAGGGTGGTGTGCAGGGCGATGTGGGTCTTCGGGAAGAGCTCGCGCAAGGTCTTGACGCCGCGCATGGCCTTGCGGTAGGCGCCCTTGACCCCTCGGTAGTAGTCGTACGACTTCTCGGCCGCGCCGTCGAAGCTCACCCGCACCGACTTCAGCCCGACCTCGGCCATCTTCTTGGCGAGCACGCGGTTCACGCTGGTGGCCGTGGTGCTGATGGAGACGCTGATGCCACGCGCGCGCGCGTGGCGAACGATCTGGAGCAGATCGGGGCGCAGGAAGGGCTCGCCACCGCCGAGCACGACCTGGCTCGTGCCGATGTCGGCCATCTCGTCGAGCAGCTTCTGGATCTCGGCGAGGGTGAGCTCGTTCGGCAGCGCGTCACGGGTGTCTTGCGAGCAGTGCTTGCAACGCATCAGGCACTGGTTGGTGACCTGCAGATGCACCCGCAGCGGGGCGGAGAGCATGCCTTGAAGGGGGCGGGGGGCGACCATGTCGCCTGCGAGACGGCCCTCGCTGTCGATGAGCTCGATGGAGCGGCACAGCTGGACGAAGGTGTCGAACGACTGACGGGTCAGCCGCTCCGCGATCTGCGGATACAGCGCATCGATGGGCTGGTTCCGCGCGCCTTCGAACAGCATGGCGGCGTCAGCGTCGAACGGAATGTAGTCACCACGCTCGCGATCATAGACGAGGGCGCCGAAGTGCTCCTTGCGGACCAGGAACCGGGGCAGACTGGACGTGACGCGCTCCTTCGCCGTGGCCCGACCCGCTCGGGTAAGTGAACCACGAGCAGGCCGACGGACGATTTTGGCGCCTTCAATTCGCGGTTTGCGTCAGAAAGCCTTCGTGCCCTGAAAGCGGGTCTCCGGGAAGCCGATCAAGCACCGCACGCGCGCGGTCGCCGCCTCAGCGGTTGACGGTATCGCCAGACAGATAGCTGATGCCCGTGCTGGGACCGCTGAGCTCGAGAACCAGACCCATGAGGACTGAGCCGATTGCGCCGGTCATGTCCATCGCCTCCTTTGCACCGAGTGGCCGCCCGGTATCTCCGGGCCCCCTGTTGCAGGCATCATAGCACGTCTGTCGCCGACGAACATTGCGGTGTTGTTAACAGCCCGCGCCGAGCGGTTCGGGGGGGTCGAGGAGTCGGGCCGCCCGCTGGGGAAGGGGAGACCCATGGGTGCTCCCGTTCTGCTGTGCAACGAGAATCGAGGGTTTGGCGGGGGCGAGGTGCACACCGTGGCCCTCGCCCGGGTTCTCGCACGTCACGGCTGTGCCATCACGCTGCTCTGCCGACGCGATTCCTGGCTCGATGGCGCCGCCGCCGAGATCGATCGGCGGCACGCCCCCTTCGCGAACGAGATCGACGCGCTCACGGTTCTCAAGGCGGGCCTCCTGCTGCGCCATCACTCCGTGGCGCACGCGCACGCGGGCCGCGATCACCTCCTCGTGGGCACGGCGGCGCGCCTGCGCGGCGTTCCGATGGTGCGCACCCTGCACAGCTTCCTCGAACCGTCGCTGAGCGGCCTCAGCCGTCGGGTTCTGCAGCGCCACACCGATCGCGTCATCTGCGTCTCGAACGCGCTGCGGGCGCAGGCGCTCGAGTATGGCGTCCCCCCCGACCGCGCCGTGGTCATTCCCAACGGCATCGACGTGTCGCGCTTCGCCCCTTCCGGTCAGGAAGCGGCGCGTCGCGCCCTCGGCCTGCCGCTGGAGGCCCCTGTCGTGGGCGTGGTGAGCGGCCTGTGGGATCTGAAGGGACCGGATCTCCTGCTCGAGGCGATGGCGCGCGTGCCGCGGGTCACGGTGGCCATCGCCGGCGACGGCCCCATGGAGGCGCAGCTGCGTGGCATGGCAGAGGCCCACGCCATGACCGACCGCGTCGTCTTCCTGGGGCGTCTGAGCGATCCTCGCCCGGTCTACGCCGCGGCAGACCTGGTGGTGATGGCGTCGCGCCAGGACGCGTTTCCCCTGGTGGCGCTTGAGGCGCAGGCGTGCGGACGGCCTCTCGTGGCGTTTGCCGTGGGGGGCATCCCCGAGGCTTCGGTGAACGGGGTCACGTCGGTTCTGGTAGAGCCGCTCGACACGGCCGGTCTCGCCCAGGCGGTGAGCGCCCTGCTCGACGATCCCGCGCGTGCCGAAGCCATGGGGCGCGCGGCCGAGGCGCACGTGCGCGAACACTTCTCTGAAGACGTGATGGCGGGGCGGGTCATCGCGCTCTACGAGGCCGTGATCGAGGCCCGC
Above is a genomic segment from Pseudomonadota bacterium containing:
- a CDS encoding glycosyltransferase family 1 protein, with the translated sequence MGAPVLLCNENRGFGGGEVHTVALARVLARHGCAITLLCRRDSWLDGAAAEIDRRHAPFANEIDALTVLKAGLLLRHHSVAHAHAGRDHLLVGTAARLRGVPMVRTLHSFLEPSLSGLSRRVLQRHTDRVICVSNALRAQALEYGVPPDRAVVIPNGIDVSRFAPSGQEAARRALGLPLEAPVVGVVSGLWDLKGPDLLLEAMARVPRVTVAIAGDGPMEAQLRGMAEAHAMTDRVVFLGRLSDPRPVYAAADLVVMASRQDAFPLVALEAQACGRPLVAFAVGGIPEASVNGVTSVLVEPLDTAGLAQAVSALLDDPARAEAMGRAAEAHVREHFSEDVMAGRVIALYEAVIEARARGENAR
- a CDS encoding radical SAM protein codes for the protein MLFEGARNQPIDALYPQIAERLTRQSFDTFVQLCRSIELIDSEGRLAGDMVAPRPLQGMLSAPLRVHLQVTNQCLMRCKHCSQDTRDALPNELTLAEIQKLLDEMADIGTSQVVLGGGEPFLRPDLLQIVRHARARGISVSISTTATSVNRVLAKKMAEVGLKSVRVSFDGAAEKSYDYYRGVKGAYRKAMRGVKTLRELFPKTHIALHTTLMRPNISEVLALARLVQKLGLNTWSLDFLKPVGYGAEQPGLWLSSEEGADLYRKLGKMVETLEVPLKMAHFPYKGPGVTSTAFGYRCQGANLFTFISANGSVAPCSFTCRQFPAGNIRRKGLHEIWSESELFRRFRQGVAGPQACGFCMKSACATTPDVKHEAQAFVMPTATSAVE